From the Bos taurus isolate L1 Dominette 01449 registration number 42190680 breed Hereford chromosome 20, ARS-UCD2.0, whole genome shotgun sequence genome, one window contains:
- the CCNO gene encoding cyclin-O, which yields MCQLRARERVFSRESAGSVGLSAQPVRGQGCGRGNAQAEYLRAGGESGLVSALPGARVHFLRSPGVIERPSDFIMVTPGPTSPTSPMSPAAWAARQDARNLRAPVKKSRRPRLRRKQPLQPLNISPLPGDSGVCDLFESPSSGSDGTDSPAARDCSPVPGAAQQLAQLDLQTFRDYGQSCYAFRKAREGRFHPRESLARQPQVTAESRCKLLSWLIPVHRQFGLSFESLCLTVNTLDRFLSTTPVAADCFQLLGVTSLLIACKQVEVHPPRVKQLLALCCGAFSRQQLCNLECIVLHKLHFSLGAPTISFFLEHFTHARVEAGQAEVSEALEAQALARGVAELSLADYAFTSYTPSLLAICCLALADRMLQLPRPMDLRLGGHPEAALQDCLGKLQLLVAINGTSLTHMLPLQIREKCCLSSSLK from the exons ATGTGCCAGCTGCGCGCTCGCGAGCGGGTGTTTAGCCGGGAAAGCGCGGGTTCCGTGGGGCTCTCGGCTCAGCCAGTGAGAGGCCAGGGGTGTGGCCGAGGTAACGCGCAGGCCGAGTACTTACGGGCTGGCGGCGAGTCTGGACTGGTATCTGCACTCCCGGGCGCGCGGGTCCACTTTCTCCGCAGCCCGGGAGTCATAGAACGGCCGTCCGACTTCATTATGGTGACCCCCGGCCCCACCAGCCCCACCAGCCCCATGAGCCCCGCCGCCTGGGCTGCGAGGCAGGACGCCCGGAACCTCCGCGCCCCGGTGAAGAAGAGCCGGCGCCCACGCCTACGAAGGAAGCAGCCGCTGCAACCGCTTAACATAAGCCCACTCCCGGGAGACTCTGGCGTTTGCGACCTGTTCGAGTCCCCCAGCTCCGGCTCGGATGGCACAGATAGCCCCGCCGCGCGAGACTGCAGCCCCGTGCCGGGTGCCGCCCAGCAGCTGGCGCAGCTCGATCTGCAGACCTTCCGCGACTACGGTCAGAGCTGCTACGCCTTCCGCAAGGCGCGGGAAGGCCGCTTCCACCCGCGGGAGTCGCTGGCGCGGCAGCCACAA GTGACGGCGGAGTCCCGCTGTAAGCTGCTCAGCTGGCTAATCCCCGTGCACCGCCAGTTCGGCCTTTCCTTCGAGTCGCTGTGCCTGACGGTGAACACTCTGGACCGCTTCCTTAGCACCACGCCCGTGGCTGCAGACTGCTTCCAGCTGCTCGGGGTCACTTCTCTGCTCATCGCTTGCAAACAG GTGGAGGTGCACCCGCCTCGCGTGAAGCAGCTTCTGGCCCTGTGCTGCGGTGCCTTCTCCAGGCAGCAGCTCTGCAACCTCGAATGCATCGTGCTGCACAAACTGCATTTCAGCCTGGGCGCTCCCACCATCAGCTTCTTCCTGGAGCATTTCACGCACGCGCGCGTGGAGGCCGGGCAGGCCGAGGTCTCCGAAGCCCTGGAAGCGCAAGCCTTGGCGCGCGGGGTGGCGGAGCTGAGCCTGGCTGACTACGCTTTCACCAGCTACACCCCCTCCCTGCTGGCCATCTGTTGCCTGGCGCTGGCCGACCGTATGCTGCAGCTCCCTCGCCCCATGGACTTGCGCCTGGGCGGGCACCCTGAGGCGGCGCTGCAGGACTGCCTGGGCAAGCTGCAGCTTCTGGTGGCCATAAACGGAACCTCCCTGACTCATATGTTGCCCCTCCAGATCCGAGAGAAGTGCTGCCTGTCCTCGAGCTTGAAATAA